One stretch of Kwoniella newhampshirensis strain CBS 13917 chromosome 5, whole genome shotgun sequence DNA includes these proteins:
- a CDS encoding chaperone DnaK: MAYPKRSIRPSRRSSSSSSLMSKLTLFAFVLIAVICFLPVGSQVRAEDKEVDVGTVIGIDLGTTYSCVAVQRGGKVEIIANDQGNRITPSWVAFTEDERLIGDAAKNQAANNPENTVFDAKRLIGRSAGDADVKKDMKHWPFKIVNKGGKPMIQVNHRGDLKDFTPEEISAMVLTKMKETAEAYLGHKVTHAVVTVPAYFNDAQRSATKDAGTIAGLTVLRIVNEPTAAAIAYGLDRTGKAESQIIVYDLGGGTFDVSLLSIEDGVFEVLATAGDTHLGGEDFDNRVIDYLVKQYKTKTGTDVSKNNRAMGKLKREVEKAKRTLSSQMSTKIEIEAFEGGNDFAETLTRAKFEELNMDLFRKTMKPVEQVLKDAGVKKDEIDDIVLVGGSTRIPKVQQLLKEYFNGKEPSKGINPDEAVAYGAAVQGGILSGEEGSSGVLLIDVCPLTLGIETTGGVMTKLIGRNSVVPTKKSQIFSTAVDNQPTVRIQVFEGERSMTKDNNMLGEFDLNEIPPAPRGVPQIEVTFEIDANGILKVSAVDKGTGKSKSITITNDQRRLSPEDIERMVQEAEEFADEDAAIKKKIEAQNSLQNSLFSIKSQVNDAEGLGGKLSGEDKETILDAIKEKTEWLDSNSQAEAEEYEEQLSELQAAVAPITAKLYGGAGGSGYDDEQAPFSHDEL; this comes from the exons ATGGCATACCCAAAACGATCAATTCGTCCATCGAGACGTTCAAgttcctcatcttcattgATGTCAAAACTCACCTTATTCGCGTTTGTCCTCATCGCCGTCATCTGTTTCTTACCTGTCGGAAGTCAGGTCAGAGcagaggacaaggaggtcGACGTGGGCACTGTCATCGGTATTGATTTGGGGACTACTTATTCTTGTGTCGC CGTCCAACGGGGTGGCAAGGTAGAAATCATCGCAAACGACCAGGGTAACCGTATCACTCCATCATGGGTCGCTTTCACAGAAGACGAACGATTGATCGGAGACGCCGCCAAGAACCAAGCCGCCAACAACCCCGAGAACACCGTTTTCGACGCTAAGCGATTGATCGGACGATCCGCTGGCGACGCCGACGTGAAGAAGGACATGAAGCACTGGCCATTCAAGATTGTGAACAAAGGCGGAAAGCCTATGATTCAGGTCAACCACAGAGGTGACCTCAAGGACTTT ACTCCCGAGGAGATTTCCGCCATGGTCTTGACTAAGATGAAGGAGACTGCCGAGGCGTACCTTGGTCACAAGGTCACTCACGCGGTTGTTACCGTCCCtgctt ACTTCAACGACGCTCAACGATCCGCTACCAAGGACGCCGGAACTATCGCCGGTCTCACCGTTCTCCGTATCGTCAACGAGCCCACCGCCGCTGCTATCGCCTACGGTCTTGACAGAACTGGCAAGGCCGAGTctcagatcatcgtctACGATCTCGGTGGTGGTACGTTCGAtgtctcccttctctctaTTGAGGACGGTGTCTTCGAAGTCTTGGCTACCGCCGGTGACACCCACCTCGGTGGTGAGGATTTCGACAACCGTGTCATCGACTACCTCGTGAAGCAGTACAAGACCAAGACCGGTACCGATGTGTCCAAGAACAACCGAGCTATGGGTAAACTCAAGCgagaggttgagaaggCCAAGAGGACCTTGTCCAGTCAAATGAGCACTAAGATCGAGATTGAGGCCTTCGAAGGTGGTAACGACTTTGCCGAG ACGCTCACTCGAGCCAAATTCGAAGAGCTTAACATGGATCTTTTCAGGAAGACCATGAAGCCTGTCGAGCAAGTCCTCAAGGACGCCGGTGTtaagaaggacgagatcgacgat ATCGTCCTTGTTGGTGGTTCCACTCGTATTCCCAAGGTCCAGCAACTCCTCAAGGAGTACTTCAACGGCAAGGAGCCTTCCAAGGGTATCAACCCTGACGAGGCTGTAGCGTACGGTGCTGCTGTTCAGGGTGGTATCCTTTCTGGCGAGGAGGGAAGCAGCGGTGTCCTCCTTATCGATGTTTGCCCTTTGACTCTTG GTATCGAGACCACCGGTGGTGTTATGACCAAGCTTATTGGCCGAAACTCCGTTGTCCCTACCAAGAAGTcccagatcttctccaccgcTGTAGACAACCAGCCCACCGTCAGAATCCAAGTGTTTGAAGGTGAACGATCAATGACCAAGGACAACAACATGTTGGGAGAATTCGACCTCAACGAAATTCCTCCCGCCCCTCGGGGTGTTCCTCAAATCGAGGTCACCTTTGAGATTGACG CCAACGGTATCTTGAAGGTGTCGGCCGTTGATAAGGGAACTGGCAAGTCCAAGTCTATCACTATCACCAACGATCAACGACGATTGTCTCCCGAGGACATTGAAAGAATGGTccaggag GCCGAGGAGTTCGCCGACGAAGACGCTgccatcaagaagaagatcgaagcGCAGAACAGCTTACAGA actccctcttctccatcaaaTCTCAGGTCAACGACGCCGAAGGTCTCGGTGGCAAACTCTCTggagaggacaaggagactATCCTCGACGCtatcaaggagaagaccgaGTGGCTCGACTCTAACTCTCAAGCTGAAGCTGAGGAGTACGAGGAACAGCTCTCAGAACTTCAagctgctgttgct CCTATCACTGCCAAGTTGTATGGTGGCGCTGGTGGCTCAGGTTACGATGATGAGCAGGCACCTTTCAGCCACGATGAGCTTTAG